In the genome of Chelmon rostratus isolate fCheRos1 chromosome 24, fCheRos1.pri, whole genome shotgun sequence, one region contains:
- the LOC121627534 gene encoding sodium- and chloride-dependent GABA transporter 2-like isoform X2, with the protein MPEPVMADKVPPQQGDPLLNKFHQGSLPNGKAIKDDGLHARGQWASKAEFLLAVAGQIIGLGNVWRFPYLCYKNGGGVFFVPYLLFLVLCGIPLFLLETSLGQYTSLGGVSAWRTICPLFGGLGYASQVMILHGCVYYIVILAWALFYLSHSFQAELPWSHCNNTWNTETCVLFEHHNQTASGSSRPENATSPVMEFWEREVLRVTSSLDELGPISWKLALCLGIIWLICYFCVWKGVKSTGKVVYLTAIFPYVMLFVLLVRGATLPGATQGIIYYLKPNHTRLADPQVWMDAGTQIFFSYGICLGSLTALGSYNKYNNNCYKDSFLLCLLNSGTSFLAGFAIFSVLGFMAEEQGVDIATVAQSGPGLAFIAYPRAVAMMPVPQLWAVCFFLMIIMLGLDTQFVSLEALMTSITDLYPHLIRRGHRRELLLLLVCIVCFLVGLVMVTPGGLYVFQIYDHFSCSGASLLLLSIFQSLAIGWIYGAERFSANIRDMTGHKPLPAFKLCWKYLTPAVCTATFLFSLVNWSPLSLGKGLVAPAWATMLGWILTLSSVSLLPIWAIYAVATTPGTLSQRFQYLCSPAKNSSKGIHHFPTNSPALPYSLPLPLTEKPKEQIADNVQDQLT; encoded by the exons atgccGGAACCAGTGATGGCCGACAAAGTGCCGCCACAGCAAGGAGACCCGCTGCTGAACAAGTTCCACCAAGGGAGCCTCCCCAACGGGAAAGCCATCAAAGATGACGGCCTGCACGCCAGGGGCCAGTGGGCCAGCAAGGCTGAGTTCCTACTGGCTGTGGCGGGGCAGATCATTGGCCTGGGGAACGTCTGGAGGTTCCCTTACCTTTGCTACAAGAACGGAGGAG GTGTGTTCTTTGTACCTTACCTGTTGTTCCTGGTGCTGTGCGGCATCCCCCTGTTCCTCCTGGAGACCTCACTGGGACAGTACACCAGCCTTGGAGGGGTCAGCGCCTGGAGAACCATCTGCCCGTTATTTGGAG GTCTCGGCTATGCCAGCCAGGTGATGATCCTGCACGGCTGTGTGTACTACATCGTCATCCTGGCCTGGGCTCTCTTCTACCTGTCGCACAGCTTCCAGGCGGAGCTTCCCTGGTCGCACTGTAACAACACGTGGAACACCG AGACATGTGTCCTGTTTGAGCACCACAACCAGACAGCCAGTGGGAGCAGCCGGCCTGAGAATGCCACCTCCCCTGTCATGGAGTTCTGGGA GCGGGAGGTGCTTCGCGTTACCAGCAGTTTAGACGAGCTGGGTCCAATCAGCTGGAAGCTGGCTTTGTGTCTTGGCATCATCTGGCTCATCTGCTACTTCTGTGTCTGGAAGGGAGTCAAGTCCACCGGAAAG GTGGTGTACCTGACAGCCATCTTCCCATATGtcatgctgtttgtgctgctggtgcGCGGTGCCACCCTGCCTGGAGCGACCCAGGGCATCATCTACTACCTCAAACCAAACCACACCCGCCTGGCAGACCCacag GTATGGATGGATGCAGGTacacagatatttttctcataTGGGATCTGTCTGGGAAGTCTCACAGCCCTCGGCAGttacaacaaatacaacaataacTGCTATAA GGACTCCTTCCTCCTGTGCCTCCTGAACAGCGGCACCAGTTTCCTGGCAGGTTTTGCCATCTTCTCTGTGCTGGGCTTCATGGCCGAGGAGCAGGGCGTGGACATAGCCACCGTGGCCCAGTCAG GGCCTGGCCTTGCCTTCATTGCTTACCCGAGAGCTGTAGCCATGATGCCTGTCCCCCAGCTGTGGGCTGTCTGCTTCTTCCTCATGATCATCATGCTGGGGCTGGACAcacag TTCGTGAGTCTGGAGGCCCTGATGACGTCGATCACTGACCTGTACCCTCATCTGATCAGACGAGGCCACCGCcgagagctgctgctgctgctggtctgcaTCGTCTGCTTCCTGGTAGGACTGGTCATGGTCACGCCG GGTGGTCTGTATGTGTTCCAGATCTATGACCATTTCTCCTGCAGTGGAGCCAgcctgctgcttctctccatcttccagTCTCTGGCCATCGGTTGGATTTACG GAGCCGAGCGCTTCAGTGCCAATATCAGGGATATGACCGGCCACAAACCCCTGCCTGCCTTCAAGCTGTGCTGGAAATACTTGACCCCAGCTGTGTGCACT GCTACCTTTTTGTTCTCCCTGGTGAACTGGTCTCCGCTGAGCCTGGGAAAAGGCCTGGTAGCGCCGGCCTGGGCCACCATGCTGGGCTGGATCCTTACTCTTTCCTCCGTCTCCCTGCTTCCCATCTGGGCCATCTATGCTGTGGCCACCACCCCCGGAACCCTGTCACAG CGCTTCCAATATCTGTGCAGCCCTGCCAAAAACTCATCAAAGGGCATCCACCACTTCCCCACCAACAGCCCAGCGCTCCCCTACAGCTTACCTCTGCCCCTAACTGAGAAGCCAAAGGAGCAAATCGCAGATAACGTCCAGGATCAGTTGACATGA
- the LOC121627534 gene encoding sodium- and chloride-dependent GABA transporter 2-like isoform X1, with translation MGVCVSMPEPVMADKVPPQQGDPLLNKFHQGSLPNGKAIKDDGLHARGQWASKAEFLLAVAGQIIGLGNVWRFPYLCYKNGGGVFFVPYLLFLVLCGIPLFLLETSLGQYTSLGGVSAWRTICPLFGGLGYASQVMILHGCVYYIVILAWALFYLSHSFQAELPWSHCNNTWNTETCVLFEHHNQTASGSSRPENATSPVMEFWEREVLRVTSSLDELGPISWKLALCLGIIWLICYFCVWKGVKSTGKVVYLTAIFPYVMLFVLLVRGATLPGATQGIIYYLKPNHTRLADPQVWMDAGTQIFFSYGICLGSLTALGSYNKYNNNCYKDSFLLCLLNSGTSFLAGFAIFSVLGFMAEEQGVDIATVAQSGPGLAFIAYPRAVAMMPVPQLWAVCFFLMIIMLGLDTQFVSLEALMTSITDLYPHLIRRGHRRELLLLLVCIVCFLVGLVMVTPGGLYVFQIYDHFSCSGASLLLLSIFQSLAIGWIYGAERFSANIRDMTGHKPLPAFKLCWKYLTPAVCTATFLFSLVNWSPLSLGKGLVAPAWATMLGWILTLSSVSLLPIWAIYAVATTPGTLSQRFQYLCSPAKNSSKGIHHFPTNSPALPYSLPLPLTEKPKEQIADNVQDQLT, from the exons AT gggtgtgtgtgtgtctatgccGGAACCAGTGATGGCCGACAAAGTGCCGCCACAGCAAGGAGACCCGCTGCTGAACAAGTTCCACCAAGGGAGCCTCCCCAACGGGAAAGCCATCAAAGATGACGGCCTGCACGCCAGGGGCCAGTGGGCCAGCAAGGCTGAGTTCCTACTGGCTGTGGCGGGGCAGATCATTGGCCTGGGGAACGTCTGGAGGTTCCCTTACCTTTGCTACAAGAACGGAGGAG GTGTGTTCTTTGTACCTTACCTGTTGTTCCTGGTGCTGTGCGGCATCCCCCTGTTCCTCCTGGAGACCTCACTGGGACAGTACACCAGCCTTGGAGGGGTCAGCGCCTGGAGAACCATCTGCCCGTTATTTGGAG GTCTCGGCTATGCCAGCCAGGTGATGATCCTGCACGGCTGTGTGTACTACATCGTCATCCTGGCCTGGGCTCTCTTCTACCTGTCGCACAGCTTCCAGGCGGAGCTTCCCTGGTCGCACTGTAACAACACGTGGAACACCG AGACATGTGTCCTGTTTGAGCACCACAACCAGACAGCCAGTGGGAGCAGCCGGCCTGAGAATGCCACCTCCCCTGTCATGGAGTTCTGGGA GCGGGAGGTGCTTCGCGTTACCAGCAGTTTAGACGAGCTGGGTCCAATCAGCTGGAAGCTGGCTTTGTGTCTTGGCATCATCTGGCTCATCTGCTACTTCTGTGTCTGGAAGGGAGTCAAGTCCACCGGAAAG GTGGTGTACCTGACAGCCATCTTCCCATATGtcatgctgtttgtgctgctggtgcGCGGTGCCACCCTGCCTGGAGCGACCCAGGGCATCATCTACTACCTCAAACCAAACCACACCCGCCTGGCAGACCCacag GTATGGATGGATGCAGGTacacagatatttttctcataTGGGATCTGTCTGGGAAGTCTCACAGCCCTCGGCAGttacaacaaatacaacaataacTGCTATAA GGACTCCTTCCTCCTGTGCCTCCTGAACAGCGGCACCAGTTTCCTGGCAGGTTTTGCCATCTTCTCTGTGCTGGGCTTCATGGCCGAGGAGCAGGGCGTGGACATAGCCACCGTGGCCCAGTCAG GGCCTGGCCTTGCCTTCATTGCTTACCCGAGAGCTGTAGCCATGATGCCTGTCCCCCAGCTGTGGGCTGTCTGCTTCTTCCTCATGATCATCATGCTGGGGCTGGACAcacag TTCGTGAGTCTGGAGGCCCTGATGACGTCGATCACTGACCTGTACCCTCATCTGATCAGACGAGGCCACCGCcgagagctgctgctgctgctggtctgcaTCGTCTGCTTCCTGGTAGGACTGGTCATGGTCACGCCG GGTGGTCTGTATGTGTTCCAGATCTATGACCATTTCTCCTGCAGTGGAGCCAgcctgctgcttctctccatcttccagTCTCTGGCCATCGGTTGGATTTACG GAGCCGAGCGCTTCAGTGCCAATATCAGGGATATGACCGGCCACAAACCCCTGCCTGCCTTCAAGCTGTGCTGGAAATACTTGACCCCAGCTGTGTGCACT GCTACCTTTTTGTTCTCCCTGGTGAACTGGTCTCCGCTGAGCCTGGGAAAAGGCCTGGTAGCGCCGGCCTGGGCCACCATGCTGGGCTGGATCCTTACTCTTTCCTCCGTCTCCCTGCTTCCCATCTGGGCCATCTATGCTGTGGCCACCACCCCCGGAACCCTGTCACAG CGCTTCCAATATCTGTGCAGCCCTGCCAAAAACTCATCAAAGGGCATCCACCACTTCCCCACCAACAGCCCAGCGCTCCCCTACAGCTTACCTCTGCCCCTAACTGAGAAGCCAAAGGAGCAAATCGCAGATAACGTCCAGGATCAGTTGACATGA